Proteins co-encoded in one Thamnophis elegans isolate rThaEle1 chromosome 1, rThaEle1.pri, whole genome shotgun sequence genomic window:
- the AGBL2 gene encoding cytosolic carboxypeptidase 2, with the protein MCSLDPEVQQFKDPYEQFIYHHLQYYGYFRDEENFPHKFSFPFESWESSCHLLTAGNFCKKDRSEHDSDKTLLCSLVMETALLKSKQRMLDQLESPSILRLREPRNLFSLPRGRNSKLTPLWPIECEVIEDHIYHTEWVPPEPEPFYQPTGNEFAPEIVGESSGTVVFCIEPAITGTYFIASRVGGSRQPLKSAAVSLKDPEDTVLLFESRFESGNLQKAVRVGEYEYELTLRTDLYTSKHTQWYYFRVQNTRKDVKYRFTIVNLMKAKSLYNMGMKPLMYSQKDAESQGIGWRRVGNDIKYYKYNTEEGQTLYCLTWTVCFPNSYDTCYFAQFYPYTYSDLQNYLLTLVGNPLYSQYCKLRPLCNSLAGNIVYLLTITNPSKGVIAAAAKKAIILSARVHPGETNSSWVMRGFLDFIVSDAPDAHLLRDLFIFKVVPMLNPDGVIVGNYRCSLAGRDLNRNYRTELKESFPCIWYTRAMIKRVLEEREVLLYCDIHGHSRKNNIFMYGCNNKHAQNQLLHERIFPLMMSKNIPDKFCFNSCKFQVQKCKEGTGRVVMWRMGILNSYTMESTFSGSTLGAKSSCHFTFEDLKSLGYHVCDTLLDFCDPDRSKFQQCLLELTELLKQKIQTKLSEMGKNMESTWSDISLSDVESSTSGSDSSQSDGPPAHLLKMVEKDCNEKKKKKKKKLLRTRKERNDLHQKLDVSHALKHKEKVLNRGEEEDRETWSHRLRPFPRPTARLLGWDQDARRGENTSNCQKCQEIPKGKQIVPLTECEFRIKNPSPLLISTIPLSPIQRNSFTTTTIKQLPAPFYEHSNGELNGKQDAGTSLPSSCPGVKRYRSLWWHPEVPSVTSMLRRSLSLKSQVLLSNRPRWHLSQSRSQVLPHREFIWKPFQIDPILLKTENEYGANTKGLPKAIGHKYSSQDSRETIQGFRFVYQEP; encoded by the exons ATGTGTTCACTAGACCCTGAGGTTCAG CAGTTTAAAGACCCATATGAACAGTTTATATATCATCATCTCCAGTACTATGGTTATTTCAGAG ATGAGGAAAATTTCCCTCACAAATTTAGTTTTCCTTTTGAAAGCTGGGAGAGCTCATGCCATTTATTGACAGCAGGCAACTTCTGCAAAAAAGATAGAAGTGAACATGATTCAGACAAGACCCTACTCT GTTCACTAGTGATGGAAACTGCACTTCTTAAAAGTAAACAGCGCATGCTTGATCAACTAGAAAGCCCTAGTATCTTGCGCTTACGGGAACCTCGgaatcttttttctcttcctagaGGTAGAAATTCAAAATTGACCCCACTCTGGCCAATCGAGTGTGAAGTAATTGAGGATCATATCTATCACACTG aATGGGTTCCTCCTGAACCAGAACCTTTTTATCAACCAACTGGAAATGAATTTGCACCGGAAATAGTTGGAGAGAGTTCTGGAACTGTTGTCTTTTGCATAGAACCAG CAATCACAGGTACCTATTTTATCGCTTCACGAGTTGGAGGGTCAAGGCAACCTCTCAAGTCAGCTGCCGTCAGCTTAAAAGATCCAGAAGACACCGTACTGTTATTTGAATCACGCTTTGAAAGTGGGAATCTCCAGAAAGCAGTCAGGGT AGGGGAATATGAATATGAACTCACTTTGCGGACGGATCTTTATACCAGCAAGCACACCCAGTGGTACTACTTCAGAGTACAAAATACTAGAAAAGATGTCAAGTACCGCTTCACAATTGTTAATctgatgaaagccaaaagccTCTACAATATGGGAATGAAGCCTCTTATGTATTCTCAGAAGGATGCGGAGTCTCAGGGTATTGGCTGGAGGAGAGTGGGGAATGATATCAAGTATTATAAATACAACACAGAAGAAGGTCAAACCCTCTATTGCCTCACATGGACAGTGTGTTTTCCTAACAGCTATGACACATGTTACTTTGCTCAATTCTATCCTTATACCTATTCAGACCTACAAAATTATCTTTTGACATTGGTAGGGAATCCACTCTATTCTCAGTATTGCAAACTCCGCCCTCTGTGCAACAGTCTAGCTGGAAACATAGTATACCTTCTCACCATTACCAATCCATCCAAAGGTGTCATTGCTGCAGCAGCAAAAAAAGCGATTATCCTAAGTGCCAGAGTCCATCCTGGGGAAACAAACAGCTCGTGGGTGATGAGaggttttttagattttattgtgaGTGATGCTCCTGATGCTCATCTCCTTCGAGATCTCTTCATATTCAAAGTTGTGCCCATGCTGAACCCAGATGGAGTTATTGTGGGGAACTATCGCTGTTCGTTGGCAGGAAGAGACTTGAACAGAAACTATAGGACAGAACTAAAGGAATCTTTCCCCTGCATTTGGTATACTCGGGCCATGATCAAGAG AGTCCTTGAGGAACGTGAAGTTCTGCTCTATTGTGATATCCATGGGCATAGTCGAAAGAATAATATCTTCATGTATGGCTGTAACAACAAGCATGCACAAAATCAGTTACTTCATGAGCGAATCTTTCCTCTTATGATGAGCAAGAATATTCCTGATAAG TTTTGTTTCAACAGCTGTAAATTTCAAGTTCAGAAGTGTAAAGAAGGAACTGGACGAGTTGTGATGTGGAGAATGGGAATACTAAACAGTTATACTATGGAATCTACATTTAGTGGGTCAACACTTG GTGCTAAAAGTAGCTGTCATTTTACTTTTGAAGATCTCAAATCTCTAGGTTATCATGTCTGTGATACTTTATTAGACTTTTGTGATCCAGACCGCTCCAAG TTTCAGCAATGCTTGCTAGAGCTTACAGAATTACTGAAACAAAAAATTCAGACTAAGCTCTCAGAGATGGGTAAAAACATGGAAAGTACTTGGAGTGACATCTCTCTATCTGATGTTGAATCCAG cACAAGTGGGTCTGACAGCTCCCAATCAGATGGTCCTCCTGCCCATTTGCTCAAGATGGTAGAAAAG GACTgtaatgagaagaagaaaaagaagaagaagaaacttctGCGaaccaggaaagaaagaaatgatttgcATCAGAAATTGGATGTGAGCCACGCATTAAAGCACAAGGAAAAAGTTCTA AACCGAGGCGAAGAAGAAGATCGAGAGACATGGAGCCACCGACTCCGCCCTTTCCCCCGCCCCACAGCTCgcctccttgggtgggaccaggACGCGCgcagg GGAGAAAACACAAGTAATTGTCAAAAGTGTCAAG AGATTCCTAAAGGAAAACAGATTGTTCCCCTGACTGAATGTGAGTTCAGGATCAAGAATCCTAGCCCCCTCCTGATATCCACGATTCCTCTATCACCAATACAGCGAAACAGCTTCACAACAACAACCATCAAACAGCTTCCTGCTCCATTTTATGAGCATTCCAATGGAGAACTTAATGGGAAACAGGATGCAG GTACCTCTCTTCCATCATCCTGCCCTGGAGTCAAACGGTACAG GTCCTTGTGGTGGCACCCTGAAGTACCTTCTGTGACTTCAATGCTACGTCGAAGTCTCTCCTTGAAATCTCAGGTTCTATTAAGCAATAGACCTAGGTGGCACTTGAGTCAAAGCAGGTCACAGGTTCTTCCTCATCGAGAATTCATATGGAAGCCTTTCCAAATTGACCCCATACTTCTGAAGACCGAGAATGAATACGGTGCCAATACCAAGGGACTACCAAAAGCAATCGGTCATAAATATTCCTCACAAGATAGCAGAGAAACTATTCAAGGCTTTAGGTTTGTCTACCAGGAACCATGA